One Numenius arquata chromosome 9, bNumArq3.hap1.1, whole genome shotgun sequence DNA window includes the following coding sequences:
- the LOC141468658 gene encoding L-threonine 3-dehydrogenase, mitochondrial has product MPIVRNVSRAVSQLLQSSGCGCGISIVPVRCIGVSPRQVASDASFHSVSFSESDHPRVLITGGLGQLGVGLAKLLRKRFGKNNVILSDIRKPADSVFYSGPFIYADILDYKNLREIVVNNRITWLFHYSALLSAVGEANVPLARAVNITGLHNVLDIAAEHNLRLFVPSTIGAFGPTSPRDPTPDLCIQRPRTIYGVSKVHAELMGEYYHYRYGLDFRCLRYPGIISADSQPGGGTTDYAVQIFHDAIKTGKFQCNLKPDTRLPMMYIDDCLKATLEVMEAPAEVLSMRTYNISAMSFTPEELAQEVQKHVPELQVTYNVDKVRQAIADSWPMNFDDRNARRDWGWKHDYDLPELVTTMFSFLGSDSRIAQAN; this is encoded by the exons ATGCCAATTGTCAGAAACGTGAGCAGAGCTGTCAGCCAGCTGCTACAGAGCTCTGGTTGTGGATGTGGGATTTCCATCGTGCCCGTTCGATGCATCGGAGTCTCACCCCGCCAGGTGGCCTCCGATGCCAGCTTTCACTCGGTTTCTTTTTCCGAGTCTGATCATCCTCGGGTGCTAATTACAG GTGGTCTTGGCCAGCTTGGAGTAGGACTTGCTAAGCTTCTGAG GAAACGCTTTGGAAAGAACAATGTGATCTTGTCTGACATTAGAAAGCCTGCAGATAGTGTTTTTTACAGTG GTCCTTTTATCTATGCGGATATCTTGGACTACAAGAATTTACGTGAGATAGTGGTGAATAATCGGATAACTTGGCTCTTCCACTATAGCGCTTTGCTCAGTGCTGTTGGAGAAGCAAATGTCCCTTTGGCCAGAGCTGTAAATATTACTG GTTTACACAACGTCCTGGATATTGCAGCTGAGCATAATTTGAGACTCTTTGTTCCGAGCACTATTGGAGCCTTTGGACCCACCTCTCCTCGAGATCCAACTCCTGATCTCTGCATTCAGAGACCAAGGACGATCTATGGAGTCTCCAAGGTTCACGCTGAGCTCATGGGAGAA TACTACCATTACCGGTATGGCTTAGACTTCCGCTGCCTGAGGTATCCGGGTATTATATCCGCTGACTCTCAGCCCGGTGGGGGAACGACTG ATTACGCTGTCCAGATTTTCCACGATGCCATAAAGACTGGCAAATTTCAATGCAACCTAAAGCCGGACACTCGTCTCCCTATGATGTATATTGATGACTGTCTGAAAGCCACTCTAGAGGTGATGGAGGCCCCCGCGGAGGTGCTGAGCATGAGGACGTACAACATCAGCGCCATGAGCTTCACTCCCGAAGAGCTGGCGCAAGAGGTGCAGAAGCATGTTCCTGAACTCCAGGTCACCTACAACGTGGACAAAGTCAGGCAGGCCATAG CCGACAGCTGGCCCATGAACTTTGATGACAGAAACGCCCGGAGGGATTGGGGTTGGAAACACGATTATGATCTCCCCGAGTTGGTGACTACGATGTTTAGCTTCCTTGGGTCTGACTCCAGGATTGCTCAAGCTAACTGA